From the genome of Amia ocellicauda isolate fAmiCal2 chromosome 14, fAmiCal2.hap1, whole genome shotgun sequence, one region includes:
- the LOC136767870 gene encoding scavenger receptor cysteine-rich domain-containing group B protein: MHKQLAMMLLFVVFGVLCANAVSASNWVGHVRLVNGSDACNGRIEVLHNSQWGTVCDDQWDIRDAEVVCRELDCGAPILAVGTAYFGQGTGQIWLDDVVCSGDEVSLMSCSSHEPGVHNCGHLEDAGVICAGSGRVRLEGGKDICSGRVEVLHNKQWGTVCDDGWDMMDAGVVCRELGCGAPLAAPGFAHFGQGTGPIWMDDVLCPASQSSLIACPSGGFGVHNCNHGEDASVVCDVSSLSREVGSRTGSLYSSSGPHVYGHVTSLIVWELSSSYITGFQIKYGKRWTPIYGVSSGQFQTFNLYLNEFIIQVSGKYSSYINQLSFVTNMGRTFRMGQPSGQSFDFSPIYRGAELRYIQGRFNSVGITSIGVQWDRVLSGFTKYFEEGLQRSVNFTVKNETENNSLP, encoded by the exons ATGCACAAGCAGTTAGCAAT GATGCTTCTCTTTGTGGTCTTCGGTGTTCTCTGTGCAAATGCTGTTTCCGCGAGTAACT GGGTCGGCCATGTCAGACTTGTCAATGGCAGTGATGCGTGCAATGGGAGAATTGAGGTCCTGCACAACAGTCAGTGGGGGACAGTGTGTGATGACCAGTGGGATATAAGAGATGCCGAGGTGGTCTGTAGAGAGCTGGACTGTGGAGCTCCGATCTTAGCAGTGGGCACGGCTTATTTTGGGCAAGGCACAGGTCAGATCTGGCTGGATGACGTGGTGTGCTCCGGGGACGAGGTGTCCTTGATGTCCTGTTCCTCACATGAACCAGGAGTGCACAACTGTGGCCATCTGGAGGATGCAGGTGTCATCTGTGCAG GGAGTGGTCGTGTCAGACTTGAAGGTGGCAAGGACATCTGCTCTGGGAGAGTGGAGGTTCTGCACAATAAACAGTGGGGCACAGTGTGCGATGACGGCTGGGACATGATGGATGCCGGGGTTGTTTGCAGGGAGTTGGGCTGTGGGGCCCCTCTGGCAGCCCCAGGATTTGCTCATTTCGGCCAAGGCACGGGTCCCATCTGGATGGACGATGTACTGTGCCCTGCCAGTCAGTCCTCTCTGATAGCCTGTCCATCTGGCGGCTTTGGAGTTCATAACTGCAATCATGGAGAGGATGCCAGCGTAGTTTGTGATG TCTCGTCCTTATCTCGGGAAGTTGGCAGTCGGACAGGCAGTCTGTACTCTTCCTCTGGACCACATGTTTATGGCCATGTTACCTCCCTGATAGTCTGGGAGCTCAGCAGTAGCTACATCACTGG ATTCCAAATAAAATACGGCAAACGCTGGACTCCAATTTATGGTGTGTCTTCAGGCCAATTCCAGACATTCAACCTGTATCTCAATGAGTTCATCATCCAAGTGTCTGGAAAATACAGCTCTTATATCAATCAGTTAAGCTTTGTCACCAATATGGGCCGCACATTCAGAATGGGCCAGCCTTCTGGTCAGTCTTTCGACTTCTCCCCTATTTACCGTGGTGCGGAACTCAGGTATATCCAAGGTAGGTTCAACTCTGTTGGAATCACTTCCATTGGTGTCCAGTGGGACAGAGTTCTGTCTGGCTTCACTAAGTACTTTGAGGAAGGGTTACAGCGTTCTGTTAATTTCACTGTAAAGAATGAAACTGAGAACAACAGCCTCCCATGA